The following are encoded in a window of Magnolia sinica isolate HGM2019 chromosome 11, MsV1, whole genome shotgun sequence genomic DNA:
- the LOC131219190 gene encoding nodulin-related protein 1-like, with the protein MEEYSGAGQHRKPSNHSHTESHQHSTPSSTQLLSSAKLVAEAATSALHHETHKVDKAKVAGAAGDLLAAASHYGKLEEKSFGKYVEKAEEYLHHYHSSNSATTTTTTHSSSTHHSGYGSSGGDGGDGTKSESGYGDYLKMAQGFLKKN; encoded by the coding sequence ATGGAAGAATATTCAGGTGCAGGCCAGCATAGGAAACCCAGTAACCACAGCCACACCGAAAGCCACCAACACAGTACTCCTTCCTCAACCCAACTCCTCTCCAGTGCAAAGCTGGTAGCCGAGGCTGCTACTTCAGCCCTCCACCATGAAACACATAAGGTAGACAAAGCCAAGGTGGCAGGTGCCGCGGGCGATCTGCTGGCTGCCGCTTCTCACTATGGGAAGCTTGAGGAGAAGAGCTTTGGGAAATACGTTGAGAAAGCTGAGGAGTATCTGCACCATTACCACTCTTCCAATTCCGCGACAACCACTACCACAACACACTCCTCTTCAACTCATCATTCCGGTTACGGCAGCAGCGGAGGAGATGGTGGTGATGGAACTAAGTCTGAGAGTGGTTATGGGGATTACTTGAAGATGGCCCAAGGGTTCTTGAAAAAGAACTGA